Proteins from a single region of Flavobacterium sp. K5-23:
- a CDS encoding sugar O-acetyltransferase — translation MKTEKEKMMAGELYLSGNDELRKDRRKAKNLLHRLNVTEYRITKQARLLLAELIPNTASNFYVEPPFFCDYGYNIHCGENVYFNTNCVVLDASKVTIGSNVLFGPGVQLYTATHPIDAETRRTHSLSKPITIGDDCWIGGNAIICPGVTIGKGCVIGAGSVVTKDVPDNSMAVGNPAKINRKLNQ, via the coding sequence ATGAAAACCGAAAAAGAAAAAATGATGGCTGGGGAATTATATCTTTCCGGTAATGACGAACTTAGAAAAGACCGCCGAAAAGCAAAGAATCTGCTCCATCGATTGAATGTAACGGAATACCGAATTACAAAACAAGCTCGGTTGCTGCTTGCTGAATTAATCCCAAATACAGCTTCTAATTTTTATGTGGAGCCACCTTTTTTCTGTGATTACGGTTATAATATTCATTGTGGCGAAAATGTGTATTTCAATACTAACTGCGTCGTTTTGGATGCTTCAAAAGTAACTATCGGATCTAATGTGTTGTTTGGCCCCGGAGTTCAATTGTACACAGCGACACACCCTATTGATGCCGAAACACGTAGAACACATTCGCTTTCAAAACCCATAACCATTGGCGATGATTGCTGGATAGGTGGAAATGCTATAATTTGTCCAGGTGTGACCATTGGAAAAGGTTGTGTTATTGGTGCAGGATCAGTAGTTACTAAAGATGTTCCTGATAATTCTATGGCCGTGGGAAATCCGGCAAAAATCAATCGGAAACTAAATCAATAA
- a CDS encoding DUF998 domain-containing protein, whose protein sequence is MITSKAYSIGITGVVLFVLTTIIGTFLHPNYNNYSQFISELYAVEAPNADLIRYLGYIPSGVLFLLFSFFAIKETPKSSLKNAGFIGIGLSYGLGTIICGYFNCDIGCNPEFINPSLSQIIHNLSGFLTYCIVPGSIFLIAIKSRKWENGVPFSNWSYILSLVSFIFVFILNTNLNSPYKGLIQRVIEISILFWIVLCAFYIKKQFNNA, encoded by the coding sequence ATGATTACATCTAAAGCATATTCAATTGGGATTACGGGAGTAGTTCTATTTGTACTAACAACTATAATAGGAACGTTTTTACATCCAAATTACAACAATTACTCACAATTCATAAGTGAATTATACGCGGTCGAAGCTCCAAATGCAGATTTAATTAGGTATTTAGGATACATTCCATCCGGGGTTTTATTTTTATTATTTTCATTTTTTGCAATAAAAGAAACCCCTAAATCTTCACTGAAAAATGCTGGCTTTATTGGAATCGGTTTAAGCTATGGATTAGGCACTATAATTTGTGGTTATTTCAACTGTGACATTGGTTGTAACCCTGAATTTATCAATCCTAGTTTATCTCAAATTATTCACAACCTTAGTGGTTTCCTTACTTATTGCATTGTTCCGGGTTCAATATTTCTAATTGCCATTAAATCTAGAAAATGGGAGAATGGAGTTCCTTTTTCAAATTGGAGTTATATACTTTCATTAGTGAGCTTTATTTTTGTTTTTATATTAAATACAAATCTAAATTCCCCTTACAAAGGACTAATACAAAGAGTCATCGAAATTAGTATTCTGTTTTGGATTGTACTATGCGCTTTTTATATAAAAAAACAATTCAATAATGCTTGA
- a CDS encoding VOC family protein, with the protein MLELYKIHHTAIICSDYPKSKHFYTEILGLEIKQEIYREERDSYKLDLSLNGIYVLELFSFPNPPKRTSRPEATGLRHLAFEVNDIEKNRDLLISNNISSETIRVDEHTGKRFFFISDPDDLPIEFYEK; encoded by the coding sequence ATGCTTGAACTTTATAAGATCCACCATACTGCTATCATTTGTTCTGATTACCCTAAGTCTAAACATTTTTACACTGAAATCTTGGGTTTGGAAATCAAACAGGAAATTTATAGAGAAGAACGAGATTCTTATAAATTGGATTTGTCTTTGAACGGAATCTATGTTCTTGAACTTTTTTCATTCCCAAATCCGCCTAAAAGAACTTCAAGACCGGAAGCAACAGGATTACGTCATTTAGCATTTGAAGTGAATGATATTGAGAAAAATCGGGATTTATTAATCTCAAACAACATTTCATCTGAAACGATTAGAGTTGATGAACATACAGGCAAACGTTTTTTCTTTATTTCAGATCCAGATGATTTACCGATAGAGTTTTACGAGAAATAG
- a CDS encoding plasmid pRiA4b ORF-3 family protein, translating to MVYKFRVILDAEEDIFRDIAILEEDTLEDLHNAIFNSFGFDGMEVASFYTCDETWNQEDEIPLFDTGDVIGETKTMSDYALSDILDKENNKIIYVYDFINMWTFLVELAAIEDQVAGNIYPETLFSHGEMPDEAMEKNFEADNADDYNDEFEDGLDEDDLDMFEGDDSFEDYGFEENWN from the coding sequence ATGGTTTACAAGTTCAGAGTAATTCTAGATGCAGAAGAAGATATTTTTAGAGATATTGCAATACTTGAAGAAGACACTTTAGAAGATTTACACAATGCAATTTTCAATTCTTTTGGGTTTGATGGTATGGAAGTAGCTTCTTTCTATACTTGCGATGAAACCTGGAATCAAGAGGATGAAATTCCGCTTTTCGACACTGGAGACGTTATCGGCGAAACTAAAACGATGAGCGATTATGCACTATCGGACATATTAGACAAAGAAAACAACAAAATCATATACGTTTACGATTTCATCAATATGTGGACTTTCCTTGTTGAACTTGCAGCTATTGAAGATCAAGTTGCAGGAAACATTTATCCAGAAACTTTGTTCTCACACGGGGAAATGCCTGATGAGGCAATGGAAAAAAACTTCGAAGCTGATAATGCAGATGATTACAACGATGAATTTGAAGATGGTCTAGATGAGGATGACCTAGATATGTTTGAAGGAGACGACAGTTTTGAGGATTATGGATTTGAAGAAAATTGGAATTAG
- a CDS encoding four helix bundle protein: protein MGTFRDLLIWQKSMVLVTEIYALSNNFPKDEIYVLTSQLRRSAISIPSNIAEGYGRNGNKDYLKFLNIAVASLFEMQTQLEIAFNLKYINQLQFNKTYEDSREVERMISSFCRKIKTEL, encoded by the coding sequence ATGGGAACATTTAGAGATTTATTAATATGGCAAAAATCAATGGTACTCGTTACAGAAATTTACGCTTTGTCTAACAATTTTCCAAAAGACGAAATTTATGTACTTACCTCTCAATTGCGACGAAGTGCAATATCAATCCCTAGCAACATTGCTGAGGGTTACGGAAGAAACGGAAACAAAGATTATTTGAAATTTTTAAATATTGCTGTAGCATCATTATTTGAAATGCAAACGCAACTTGAAATTGCTTTTAATCTAAAATATATTAACCAATTACAATTTAACAAAACATACGAAGATAGCAGAGAAGTAGAAAGAATGATAAGTTCTTTTTGTCGAAAAATTAAAACGGAATTATAA
- a CDS encoding nucleoid-associated protein yields the protein MINLFNTHIETLSIHRVGNKSRNEAIFLSEQPFSLNDEIVPLMKEFFLKPFREKEENYFQFAHEVDLDYNDMYKYATEIFENPGSIHEVSKNITKHLYEQSNHPHIKNGEVYITHLTNVNIDNNVVDAIGIFKSELQADFLQFEEKGTHLDMILQQGINLNKLDKGCIIFNFKKEEGYKILTVDSNRYDARYWLEHFLSVDAFEDENFITKKYLKFCQGFAKDVVFPAEDKKEEVMFMNRSVNYFAKNDQFEETNFLNEVLDNPDLIPEFKNYKVDKGEKYSIEDVTSFPIANAAVTDARKSIKNVINLDTHIQIKMDFINPESAEKFVEKGWDEEKQMYYYLVYFNKEEKS from the coding sequence ATGATCAACTTATTCAACACACACATTGAGACGCTTTCCATTCATCGCGTTGGGAACAAAAGTCGTAATGAAGCCATCTTTTTATCAGAGCAACCTTTTAGTCTTAATGATGAAATTGTACCTCTTATGAAAGAGTTTTTCTTGAAACCATTTCGAGAAAAAGAGGAGAACTATTTTCAGTTTGCACATGAAGTTGATTTAGATTACAATGATATGTACAAATATGCCACTGAGATTTTTGAAAATCCAGGAAGCATACATGAAGTTTCAAAAAACATAACCAAACATTTATACGAGCAGTCAAACCATCCACATATCAAGAATGGTGAAGTTTATATTACTCATCTTACTAATGTAAATATCGACAACAATGTTGTAGATGCTATTGGGATTTTTAAAAGTGAATTACAAGCTGACTTTTTACAATTTGAAGAAAAAGGAACGCATTTAGATATGATCTTACAACAGGGAATTAATCTTAACAAACTTGATAAAGGTTGTATCATTTTTAATTTCAAGAAAGAAGAAGGTTATAAAATCCTGACCGTTGATAGCAATCGTTATGATGCAAGATATTGGTTAGAGCATTTTCTTTCGGTAGATGCATTTGAAGATGAAAATTTCATCACTAAGAAATATTTGAAATTTTGTCAAGGTTTTGCCAAAGATGTTGTTTTCCCTGCTGAAGATAAAAAAGAGGAAGTAATGTTTATGAACCGTTCCGTAAATTACTTTGCTAAAAACGACCAATTTGAAGAAACTAATTTCTTAAATGAAGTTCTTGACAATCCTGATTTAATCCCTGAATTTAAAAACTATAAAGTTGATAAAGGAGAGAAATACAGCATTGAAGATGTCACTTCGTTTCCTATCGCAAATGCTGCAGTAACTGACGCAAGAAAGTCAATTAAAAACGTAATCAATCTAGACACACATATCCAGATTAAAATGGATTTCATCAACCCAGAAAGCGCAGAGAAATTTGTGGAAAAAGGTTGGGATGAAGAAAAACAGATGTACTACTATTTAGTTTACTTCAACAAAGAAGAGAAGTCATAA
- a CDS encoding GAF domain-containing protein yields the protein MNTKLFKESPFKTQISFHKLIESLEQIALTDVDYRSNYAKALLKEIEPIPEFRSGIEDFSVIEKNETLIKYLLADLFPTALTNNEIKAVTIPFQNLTFNYSERFRKILKDAGGTFDMTIRDFDKHQFYIMSCSMILNSYYGQHLDFSKPLFYDIPDSNGILKHYRILYNADFIEITPTENALSLTPDDIDLLMDNYDDIDLWKEKFPVDSWILKGFGIVILFDASVENAVSNLKTNLLKNETEQAQINTDINTIFRSIFKVPDLRVGFMVYNQEESKFTKPPYEKGDLESFVLLGIDEVDCKNEIFGCSLERILDAKKPFSISNTAKFAQIPGNEKLGKQLLKQGIQSCILAPIVKNDILLGIIELVSSKPRELNSINANNLDLILPYLVDTMERYNIDMQHQIEAIIQREYTTIHSSVNWKFRKEAQKYFQTQKKNKDYIFKEIVFKDVYPLYGQIDIKGSSDHRNKTVKTDLKNQLKTLLELFDHLKENTALPLLEQRKFELHSYYNDLEFELKADTEQQIQNYIQKEIHPILRNSKPEKDIQNQIDAYLEQLDIKTEMLYHSRKDFDDAMSKINKKLAAILDKEQAEAQNIFPHYYERFKTDGVEHNLYIGASITPAQPFDLMYLSNLRLWQLQTLCKMEQEHFQLKSTLPYKLDVTSLILVFSSPISIRFRMDEKRFDVDGTYNARYEVVKKRIDKAHIKGTKERITEKEKITIVYSNNKEETEYLKYIKFLQFKNILEPNIEKFEVEDLQGVSGLRAIRVKVVNVKKDTTSPNYTYKELLDELN from the coding sequence ATGAACACCAAATTATTCAAAGAAAGTCCTTTTAAAACCCAAATTTCATTCCATAAACTGATTGAATCTTTGGAGCAAATTGCATTGACTGATGTTGATTATCGTTCTAATTATGCAAAAGCATTACTGAAGGAAATTGAACCTATACCGGAATTCAGGTCGGGAATTGAAGATTTTTCAGTCATTGAGAAAAACGAAACGCTTATTAAATATTTATTAGCTGACTTGTTCCCAACGGCATTGACAAATAATGAAATAAAAGCAGTTACAATTCCTTTTCAAAATTTAACGTTTAACTATTCCGAAAGGTTTCGAAAAATATTAAAAGATGCTGGAGGTACTTTTGATATGACTATAAGAGATTTTGATAAACATCAGTTTTATATAATGAGTTGTAGTATGATATTAAATTCCTACTACGGTCAACATTTAGATTTTAGCAAACCCTTGTTTTATGATATTCCAGATTCAAATGGTATTCTAAAACACTATCGTATTTTATACAATGCTGATTTTATAGAAATCACACCAACAGAGAATGCTCTTTCACTAACCCCTGATGACATCGATTTATTGATGGACAATTATGATGATATTGATTTATGGAAAGAAAAATTTCCGGTAGATAGTTGGATTTTAAAAGGTTTTGGGATTGTAATTTTATTTGATGCTTCAGTTGAAAATGCAGTTTCAAACTTAAAAACAAACCTTCTTAAAAACGAAACAGAACAGGCACAAATCAATACAGACATCAATACTATTTTTCGCTCTATCTTTAAAGTACCTGATTTAAGAGTAGGATTTATGGTTTACAATCAAGAGGAAAGTAAATTCACAAAACCACCTTATGAGAAAGGGGACCTAGAAAGTTTTGTTCTCCTTGGCATAGATGAAGTAGATTGTAAAAATGAAATATTTGGTTGTTCCCTAGAGCGAATACTAGATGCTAAAAAACCTTTTTCAATTTCGAATACTGCAAAATTTGCTCAGATTCCTGGAAATGAAAAACTTGGAAAACAGTTGCTTAAACAAGGAATTCAAAGTTGTATCTTAGCGCCAATAGTAAAAAACGATATCCTTTTAGGAATTATAGAATTAGTGTCTTCTAAACCTAGGGAATTAAATAGTATCAATGCTAACAATCTTGATTTAATCTTACCTTATCTGGTTGATACTATGGAAAGATACAATATTGATATGCAACATCAAATTGAGGCTATAATTCAGAGAGAATACACTACTATTCATTCAAGTGTCAATTGGAAATTTAGAAAAGAAGCACAAAAATATTTTCAGACCCAAAAGAAAAACAAAGATTATATATTTAAAGAAATTGTATTCAAAGATGTTTATCCATTATATGGACAAATCGATATCAAAGGTTCGTCAGATCACAGAAATAAAACAGTGAAAACAGATTTAAAAAATCAGTTAAAAACTTTGTTGGAACTTTTTGACCATTTAAAAGAAAACACCGCACTTCCATTATTAGAACAAAGAAAATTTGAACTACATTCGTATTATAATGATTTGGAATTTGAATTAAAAGCAGACACGGAGCAGCAAATTCAAAATTACATCCAAAAAGAAATACATCCAATATTAAGAAATTCAAAACCAGAGAAAGATATTCAAAATCAAATAGATGCCTATTTGGAGCAATTAGATATTAAAACGGAGATGTTATATCATTCCCGAAAGGATTTTGATGATGCAATGTCTAAAATAAACAAGAAACTAGCCGCTATTCTTGACAAAGAACAAGCTGAGGCACAAAATATTTTTCCGCATTATTACGAAAGATTTAAAACTGACGGTGTTGAACACAATCTCTATATAGGAGCATCAATAACACCTGCGCAACCGTTTGATCTTATGTATCTAAGTAATCTAAGATTATGGCAGCTTCAAACCTTATGCAAAATGGAACAGGAACACTTCCAGTTAAAATCAACTTTACCCTATAAACTGGATGTTACCTCATTAATATTAGTTTTTAGCTCCCCTATTTCAATCCGATTTAGAATGGATGAAAAACGATTTGACGTTGATGGAACATATAATGCCAGATACGAAGTGGTAAAAAAACGTATTGACAAAGCACATATTAAAGGGACGAAAGAACGCATTACCGAAAAAGAAAAAATAACTATCGTTTATTCGAATAATAAAGAAGAAACAGAGTATTTAAAATACATTAAGTTCTTGCAATTTAAGAATATCTTAGAACCCAACATAGAGAAATTTGAGGTTGAAGATTTACAGGGTGTGTCCGGTTTAAGAGCCATTCGAGTAAAAGTGGTCAACGTAAAAAAAGACACTACTTCACCAAATTACACATATAAAGAATTATTAGATGAATTGAATTAA
- a CDS encoding Pycsar system effector family protein yields the protein MNLIDQAEDFVFNLLKDKLSIAYTYHNFTHTSEVVKAAIILSESENLSESDKETLLIATWFHDTGYISGCNEHESCSIQFASDFLSTKGKTDDYINKVATLITATTYNYEPQSILEKIIKDADYSHFASDSYLEICELLRKEWENTQDKKYADLEWAKVNLCELSQCHMYYTDYAINNWQILKEKNIMQIQNSIKMMEDGTIEHLATSDKKKKKNKEIKPERGIDTLFRVTLNNHTRLSGIADSKANILLSVNAIIISIALSSLIPKLDSPNNAHLIYPTFIMLMFSVVSIIFAILSTRPKVTSGTFSKQDIDERKVNLLFFGNFYKMPLEEYEWAINEMMKDRNYLYNSMIKDLYFLGVVLEKKYRLLRITYNIFMIGIIISVIAFVIAFNAGRV from the coding sequence ATGAATCTTATTGATCAAGCCGAAGATTTTGTCTTTAATTTACTCAAAGATAAACTTTCCATAGCATATACCTACCATAATTTCACTCACACTTCTGAAGTAGTTAAAGCTGCAATTATTCTTTCTGAATCAGAAAACTTAAGTGAATCAGACAAAGAGACATTGTTAATTGCTACATGGTTTCACGATACAGGTTATATAAGTGGTTGTAATGAGCATGAAAGTTGTAGCATACAATTTGCCTCTGATTTTTTAAGCACTAAGGGAAAAACGGACGACTATATTAATAAGGTTGCCACTTTAATTACAGCAACTACTTATAATTATGAACCTCAAAGTATTCTGGAAAAAATCATTAAAGATGCTGATTATTCTCATTTTGCCAGTGATTCTTATCTAGAAATATGTGAGTTGTTGAGAAAGGAATGGGAAAACACACAAGATAAAAAATATGCCGACTTAGAATGGGCGAAGGTTAATTTATGTGAGTTGTCTCAATGTCATATGTATTATACGGACTATGCGATTAATAACTGGCAAATTTTGAAAGAAAAAAATATAATGCAAATACAGAATTCTATAAAAATGATGGAAGATGGTACTATAGAGCACTTAGCTACAAGTGACAAGAAGAAAAAGAAGAATAAAGAAATTAAACCTGAGCGCGGGATTGATACTTTATTTAGAGTAACCTTGAATAATCATACGCGTTTAAGCGGTATTGCAGATAGTAAAGCGAATATCCTACTTTCAGTAAATGCAATAATTATTTCAATAGCACTTTCTTCTTTAATCCCTAAATTAGATAGTCCTAATAATGCACATTTAATTTACCCAACGTTTATAATGTTAATGTTTAGTGTTGTCTCGATTATATTTGCCATTCTTTCGACACGTCCTAAAGTTACCAGCGGTACTTTCAGCAAACAGGATATTGATGAAAGAAAAGTGAATTTACTTTTTTTTGGGAACTTTTATAAAATGCCTCTCGAAGAGTATGAATGGGCAATCAATGAGATGATGAAGGATAGAAATTATCTTTATAATTCAATGATTAAGGATTTGTATTTTCTAGGTGTAGTTTTAGAGAAAAAATATAGATTGTTGAGAATAACTTATAACATTTTTATGATAGGAATAATCATATCAGTGATAGCATTTGTAATTGCTTTCAATGCAGGAAGAGTTTAA
- a CDS encoding metallophosphoesterase, which translates to MKLFSEKRFILNKMHSCIFLILILLQSCATHHAQYGNKTAQAEPQNELDTLKIAHTFFLIGDAGNTDEGDSRNTLSLLHSKLEIAKKNSTLLFLGDNIYPKGMPGKDTPKEQLIAEKKLTNQLDLSQGFKGKTIFIPGNHDWYNGIKGLERQEKFVTEYLKDKKSFLPKNACAIDDIKINDQVILITIDSQWFLQDWEKTPTINDNCDIKTKEGLFEELESLLNKNQDKIVILALHHPLMTNGSHGGHYSLKKQLFPLGNKIPLPVLGSILNFIRKTSGISPQDLQNKQYTILTKRIKTLLQTQDNVIVVSGHDHNLQFIENENIKQIISGAGSKSEAAKAVNPNDFTYGRNGFATLNVFENGAVQLNFIGTEKKEEKILFKKTILDSKIKIDSNYYPTTFPSSTKTTIYSTEMTSKSGIHNFIFGEHYRKYYSLPIEVKTAVLDTLFGGLTPKRAGGGHQSKSLQLIDKNGKEYAMRAIKKSVSRFLQSVAFKDQFVEEEFKNTYAENFLYDFYTTSHPYTPFAVGNLADKIGVSHSNPVLYYIPKQKALEEYNTSFGNELYMLEERPSDGQKDLKSFGYPDTIISTDDLLKKLQKDEKYSVDEPSYIKARLFDMLIGDWDRHYDQWRWGEYKEGDKIIYKPIPRDRDQAFSKYDGALLAVLMNIPALRHMQTFKNEIKNAKWFNREPYPLDLAFLKTATEADWVNQARYIQENLSNEDIDNAFNNLPTEVQDETIESIKQKLKIRKKDLETYASIYYKVLQKTVLIVGTNKKDKFIINRISNNNIEVAVYRIKKEGDELVYKKEFTSSKTKNLWIYGLDDDDEFDIKGNTNSKINIRLIGGQNHDIYKVENGNRIKIHDFKSKENTFNIDSKTKKQLTDNYETNLYDYKKPKYNSFSGLPMLGFNPDDGVKIGIIANYIINKFSQNPYTQKHTLKANYYFATDGFELIYDIHSPKSIGKWDFNLETRFTSPNFSINYFGYGNETLNDDDAFGMDYNRVRIAMLKIAPQFKKIGRLGSEFQIQTSFENIEIDQTPNRFISLSNTVNPIVFERQQFAGTTLKYSYDNYDNPSLPTLGMGFSLAGSWKINLKETNRNFTTLEAKLNFNHKIDRDGKIVLATLLKGKAILNNNFEFYQGATLGGDYDLRGFRNERFLGNKSFFQSSDLRFTIGKIRKNLIPMSYGLFGGYDYGRIWLDGETSDMWHQSVGGGLWLNGLNIVTARVAFFKSTDDDARISFGLGFGF; encoded by the coding sequence ATGAAATTGTTTTCGGAAAAACGTTTTATCCTAAACAAAATGCATTCTTGCATCTTCCTAATACTCATATTGCTACAATCCTGCGCGACTCATCATGCACAATATGGAAACAAAACAGCACAAGCAGAACCTCAAAATGAATTAGATACTTTAAAAATTGCACACACTTTCTTTTTAATAGGAGATGCGGGAAATACTGACGAAGGTGATTCCAGAAATACGCTATCACTACTTCATTCAAAATTAGAAATAGCAAAAAAAAACAGCACGCTTTTATTCCTTGGTGATAATATTTACCCAAAAGGAATGCCCGGCAAAGATACCCCAAAAGAACAACTTATTGCTGAAAAGAAGTTAACGAATCAATTGGACTTATCTCAAGGTTTTAAAGGAAAAACCATTTTTATTCCAGGAAATCACGACTGGTACAACGGAATTAAAGGACTGGAACGACAAGAGAAATTTGTTACTGAATACCTAAAAGACAAAAAATCTTTTTTACCAAAAAATGCATGCGCAATAGATGACATAAAAATAAATGATCAAGTAATCCTGATCACAATTGACAGTCAATGGTTCCTGCAAGACTGGGAGAAAACACCAACAATAAATGACAATTGCGATATAAAAACTAAAGAAGGTTTATTTGAAGAATTAGAAAGCCTCTTAAATAAAAATCAAGATAAAATCGTCATTCTGGCGTTACATCATCCCTTAATGACTAATGGAAGCCACGGCGGCCATTACTCCTTAAAAAAGCAGTTATTTCCGTTAGGCAATAAAATTCCGCTTCCCGTTTTAGGATCTATTCTTAATTTTATTCGAAAAACATCCGGAATAAGTCCGCAAGATCTTCAAAACAAGCAGTACACTATTTTAACAAAACGCATTAAAACATTACTGCAAACCCAAGATAATGTAATTGTCGTATCTGGTCACGATCATAATCTACAATTCATAGAAAATGAAAACATAAAACAAATTATAAGCGGAGCCGGTTCAAAATCAGAAGCAGCAAAAGCAGTGAATCCAAATGATTTTACTTATGGTCGAAATGGTTTTGCAACTTTAAACGTATTTGAAAACGGTGCGGTACAATTGAATTTTATTGGAACTGAAAAAAAAGAAGAAAAAATACTTTTTAAGAAAACTATTTTAGATTCAAAAATAAAAATAGATAGCAACTACTACCCTACTACTTTCCCTTCTTCAACAAAAACAACTATATATTCTACTGAAATGACTTCTAAATCAGGAATTCATAATTTTATTTTTGGAGAACATTATAGAAAATATTACTCACTTCCTATCGAAGTTAAAACTGCTGTTTTAGACACTCTTTTTGGAGGTTTAACACCAAAACGTGCTGGTGGAGGACATCAATCAAAATCATTACAACTAATTGATAAAAACGGAAAAGAATACGCCATGCGTGCGATAAAAAAAAGCGTTTCTCGTTTTTTACAGTCTGTTGCTTTTAAGGATCAATTTGTTGAAGAAGAATTTAAAAATACATATGCTGAAAATTTTCTTTATGATTTCTATACAACTTCTCACCCATACACTCCTTTTGCAGTGGGGAATTTGGCAGATAAAATAGGTGTTTCTCATAGCAATCCCGTTTTATATTACATCCCGAAACAAAAAGCATTGGAAGAATACAATACTTCTTTTGGGAATGAATTGTATATGCTGGAAGAAAGACCATCTGATGGACAAAAAGACTTGAAGAGTTTTGGATATCCAGACACAATAATCAGCACAGATGATTTATTAAAAAAACTTCAAAAGGATGAAAAATACAGTGTTGATGAACCATCCTATATAAAAGCGAGATTATTTGATATGCTTATTGGCGATTGGGACAGACATTATGATCAATGGCGCTGGGGAGAATATAAAGAAGGGGACAAAATCATTTACAAGCCTATTCCGCGAGACAGAGATCAAGCATTTTCAAAATATGATGGTGCATTGCTTGCTGTTTTAATGAATATTCCCGCTTTACGCCACATGCAGACTTTCAAAAATGAAATCAAAAATGCAAAATGGTTTAATAGGGAACCGTATCCTTTAGACCTTGCTTTTCTCAAAACTGCAACAGAAGCAGACTGGGTAAATCAAGCAAGATATATCCAAGAAAACCTTTCGAACGAAGATATTGACAATGCTTTTAATAACCTTCCCACAGAAGTTCAAGATGAAACGATTGAAAGCATTAAGCAAAAATTAAAAATTCGAAAAAAAGATTTAGAAACCTATGCTTCTATATATTATAAAGTTTTACAGAAAACAGTTTTAATTGTCGGAACAAATAAAAAGGACAAATTCATTATCAATCGAATTTCCAATAACAATATTGAAGTTGCCGTTTATAGAATAAAAAAAGAAGGAGATGAGTTAGTCTATAAAAAAGAATTTACTAGTTCTAAAACCAAAAATCTATGGATATATGGTCTTGATGATGATGATGAGTTTGATATAAAAGGGAACACGAATTCAAAAATTAATATTCGTTTAATAGGTGGTCAAAACCATGACATTTATAAAGTAGAAAATGGAAACCGAATTAAAATTCATGATTTCAAGTCTAAAGAGAATACGTTTAACATTGACTCCAAAACTAAAAAACAGTTAACTGATAATTACGAAACGAATCTTTACGATTATAAAAAGCCAAAATACAATTCGTTTTCAGGATTACCGATGCTGGGTTTCAATCCTGATGACGGTGTTAAAATTGGTATTATTGCAAACTACATCATTAACAAATTTAGCCAAAACCCTTATACACAAAAACACACATTAAAAGCTAATTATTATTTTGCTACAGATGGTTTTGAATTAATTTATGATATACATTCTCCAAAATCAATAGGGAAATGGGATTTCAATTTGGAAACCCGATTTACAAGCCCTAATTTTTCGATTAATTATTTTGGATACGGGAATGAAACCTTAAATGATGATGATGCTTTTGGAATGGATTACAATCGAGTGCGTATTGCTATGCTAAAAATAGCACCGCAGTTTAAAAAAATCGGAAGACTTGGAAGTGAGTTCCAAATCCAAACATCATTTGAAAATATTGAAATTGACCAAACACCCAATCGATTTATAAGCCTTTCAAACACGGTAAATCCAATAGTTTTTGAAAGGCAACAATTTGCAGGCACGACACTAAAGTACAGTTATGATAATTATGATAACCCTTCGCTTCCTACTTTAGGAATGGGATTTTCGCTTGCCGGTAGTTGGAAAATTAATTTAAAAGAGACAAACCGAAATTTCACCACGCTGGAAGCCAAACTTAATTTTAATCATAAAATAGATAGGGACGGAAAAATTGTATTGGCTACTTTATTAAAAGGAAAAGCGATACTGAACAATAATTTCGAATTCTATCAAGGGGCCACATTGGGTGGGGATTATGATTTAAGAGGATTTAGAAACGAACGTTTTTTAGGGAATAAATCTTTTTTTCAAAGTAGTGATTTGCGTTTTACAATTGGAAAAATAAGAAAAAATTTGATCCCTATGTCGTACGGTCTTTTTGGCGGATATGATTATGGCCGAATTTGGCTTGATGGCGAAACATCAGATATGTGGCATCAATCTGTTGGTGGTGGATTATGGCTAAATGGACTAAATATAGTCACTGCAAGAGTCGCGTTTTTTAAGAGCACTGATGATGATGCAAGAATTAGCTTTGGATTAGGGTTTGGATTTTAG